The genomic stretch TCGGCTTCGGCCTCGTCGAACACATCGCTGGCCTCTCGCAGTACCTCACGCGACCGGCGAACCTCCCCGACGAGGTGGGGACCGCGATTCTCACGACCGCGGCATCGACGACGGCGGGGTACGGGATGCTCGCCGAGTTCCGCGAGTCGGGCCTGCTCGACGACCGCGCGACGCTCGTCGCCGTCACCATCAACACGTTCTTCGGCTTCGTCCAGCACATCTTCACGTTCTACGTTCCCGTCCTGATTCCCATCCTCGGGTTCGAGGTCGGCGTGCTGTACGTCGGGTCTCGAGCGCTCGTCGCGCTCGGCATCACGCTCGCGGGCGTCGCCGCCGGTGCCCTGTTGCTCGGCGGCGACAACGTCGACTCGTCGGCGACGGCCGCGACCGACGGTGGACCGATAGCCGACGAGGGACCCGAGACGCGCCGCGAGGTCGTCGAACACGCCTGGGAGCGAACGCTTCCCAAACTCCGGCGTATCGTGCCCCGTCTGGCGGTCGTCTACACGCTCGTCGTCGTCCTCACCCGCACCTACGACCTCACCGCGCTCACCAGCGTCGCCGACCCGCTCGCGACCGTCGTGGGGCTCCCCGGTGCCGCCGTGCCGGTCATCGCCGTCTTCGCGCTCGACACGACGGCGGGTGCGGCGACCATCGCCCCGCTCGTCGGTGTCGAGTTCACCGCGCGGCAGGCGGTGGCGACGATGCTCATCGGCGGTATCGTCTCGTTCGCCGTCTCGACGTTCAAGCGCTCGATTCCCTTCCAGTACGGCATCTGGGGCCCCGCCTTCGGGTCGAAGGTCATCGCGGTGAACACGGCGTTCAAAGTGGTGTTCATCGGCCTCGTCGTGACCGCACTGTTGACGGTCTGACCGTTTCGCCGCTAGTACATCTCCCCACCCAGAGGAACCGCTTCGTCGGGCGTCACCAGCACGGCCGTGCCGTCGCCACCGGACACCCCGACCGTGAGCGTCTCGGACGCGAAGCCGGCGCTGTTGACGACGCCCGGGTCGCCCGCGAGTTTCACGACTTCGGACGTTTGGGCTCCATGCCTCGGGGAACGACGCTGTGGACAGTCCCTCCCCAACGGCGATGGCGACGTCGAACGGACCGGCCCCTCTCTCCGGTCGCCACCGCATACAACCGGAGTAAGATACTCAACCCTCCCCCGCGCACATCCGTGCATGACAGACAGTCGACGATACGAGTTCGAGGGGACGACGCCGACCATCGCCGACTCGGCGAGCGTGGCACGAGACGCGACGCTCGTCGGCGACGTCCGGGTCGGTCCCGATTCGAGTATCTGGCCCGGCGTCGTCCTCCGCGGCGACATCGGCCCGGTCATCGTCGGTGGGGAGTCGCACGTCGGCGACAACGCCGTGCTCCACGCGGCTCGCCTCGGCGACCGGGTGATGGTCGGTCACGGTGCCGTGTTGAACGAGACGACGGTGGGCGACGGGTCGATGATCGGGTTCAACTCCACCGTCTCGGACACCCACATCGGCGAGGGGAGTATCGTCGCCGTGGGCACCGTCATCCCCGAGGGCCTCGACATCCCGGCCGAGTCGTTCGCACGGGGGGCACCGGCGACGGTGACGCCACTCTCGGAGACGACGTTCGACGTCGAGGAAGCGTTCGAGGCCTACTCTTCAGGAGACTACTCGGATCTGGCGAGTCGACACACCGACCTGTTCGACTGACGTTACTCGTCCGGACGAACCGGCTTCCCGCCCTCCGTCGGCGGCGCGATGGCGTCGATGTACGCCTCGACGGAGGGTGAGCGAACCCGCACCTGCACTTCGATGTCACCGAGTTCGTCGGGGTTCCCAACGGAGAAGTTGACGACCCCCTTGAACGCCGCCTGTTTCTTCAGCGCGAAGGAGAAGCCCTCGTCGTCGGCGCGACGGAAGAACTCCCGCCGCGCCGAGTCGAGTATCTCCTGCTCGTGGAGGCGCTCGGAGAAGCGCTCCAGCGAGTGCGTCTCGGCGACGACCTGCCCGGCCTCGTGTTCGAGGTCGGCGTTCGGGAAGAGGTTCGCCACGGCGTCGGCGACCCGGTCAGACACCTCGGTGTCACGGACCGGGGCGACGACGCGCGCGTCGATGCTGTACACGTCGGTCATCGGTGTTCCTCCTCCGGTGCGGGGATGTCGAGGACGCGGCGGACACGGGTCCGAAAGGCCTCCAGCGAGTCGGTGTTGTTGATGACGACGTCCGCACGGCTCATCGCCTCGTCCATACCGAACTCGAGTTCGCGCTGTTCGCGTTCGAGCAGCGCGTCGCGGTCCTCGTCGGTCAGGTCTCGGCCCCGTTCGGCCAGGCGGGCGGCGCGAACCTCGAACGGCGCTTCGACGCTCACGAGCGTGAAGTCGTCGCCGAACGCCTCCTCGAAGGCGTCGACTTCGACGCCCGACCGGAGACCGTCGACGACGACCATCTCGCTCTCGTTCAGGTACTCCTTGACCATCGGGAGCGACCGCCTGGCGATGGCCGCGGGGCCGTCCTCTTCGCGGAGCGCGCGGGCGACCGTCCCGTGTTCTTCGGGTGGCAGTCCGCGCGCTTCTGTCTCGGCTCTGACGACGTCGCCCATGGTCACAACGGGGATATCCGCCCGCTCCGCCACGGCCGCGGCCTCGCCCTTGCCGCTCCCGGGGAGTCCGACGGTCCCGATGACTCTCATATGCGCCCGTACCCGCCCACGTCATTTCACTCCGTCGGGTTCCCGCAGCCACCACGGTGTCGCGACCCGCTCACACCCGCCTCGAACCGCCGCGTGGAGACGGTCGTGAACCCCGTTTTATACGCGTCGGCCGCGTATCAGTCACTATGCCTCAACGGTCGCTCCTCGTCCGCGCCCTCTGGTTCGTCTTCGTCGGCTGGTGGGCGACGCCCGCCGTCGTCAACATCGCGTGGCTGCTCAACGCCACCATCGTTCTCCTTCCGCTCGGTATCAAACTCATCAACCTCGTTCCCACCGTGCTCACCCTCCGCGAACCGCGGTCGGTCATGGACCCCGACGCGCCGGGGCAGGGGCAGCGCTCGCTCGCAGTCCGGGCGGTGTACTTCGTCGTCGTCGGCTGGTGGCTCTCGTGGCTCTGGGCCAACGTCGCCGCGTTCCTGGCGGTGACGATTATCGGGCTGCCGGTGGCGCTCTGGATGTTCAACCGACTGCCGTACGTGACGTCGCTGTACCGGTTCGACGGGTGATTACTTTCGCTCTACGGGTTTATTTCACATACTGTTCACCACTTGCGGGCGCATGGACTCTGTATTTGATCCTAAATCGAAAGGAGAACGCATTGAGGCTGTTATACTTGCAGAACTCGTCCACAGAGGACTAACTGTACTGACTCCATTTGGCGAAAACCACCGATACGATTTCGTAATCGAAACAAGCCAAGGCTTCAATAGGCTCCAGTGCAAGTCCGCTCGCGACGAAGGAGAAGTTATCCGATTTAGCACTAGAAGCACTCGGCCAAGAGCTAACGGATACGATACTGCTGATTACGACCGAGACATCGATTATTTTATCACGACTGTTGGACTTGGGTCGGATGTGTATCTCGTTCCTATCGAGGACGCCTCGAAGAACGAGATGGTGCTTCGCAAAGAGCCACCAGCAAACAACCAGTCAAAGGGTATAAACTGGGCTGATGAATATCGGCTGGATGCGCACATTGACCGGCTTCGAGGGCACGTAGCTCAGCCTGGATAGAGCGTCGGACTTCTATCTCCGTCGGTACTCCGTCGGAGGAAGACATCCGATGGTCGTGGGTTCAAATCCCATCGTGCTCGTCACTTCTCCGCGAACGACAGCGAGTAGTAGTGACGAGTCCACGTGGGAGTTGAATCAGGGAGCGGGCGGTGAGCGAGCGAACGGGGGTCGCGTGTACAGAGGGCGATGGGTCCGCGCCCGCGCTCGCGTCTCGACGCCGACTACCCGTCCGCCGCCGGGAGTCGCACCGTGAGCATCGACGCCCCGTCCCCGTCGGCCAACTGGACGTCACCCCCGAGGCGAGTGACCACCCACTCGACGAGCCACGTGTTGAGTCCCGAAGCGTGTTCCAGCGGCGTCTCGCGCCCCGTTCTGACCGGGGTCCACTCGTTCGTCACCGTCTCCTCGAGACGGAACCGCAGTTCGACCTCGTCCTCCGTGTTCCGAATCGTCACCGTCGGGCCCGCCCGGTCGTCCGCGGAGCCGACCGCCGCATCGAGGAGTTCTCGGAGGGCGACGGCGAGCGTCGCGTCGGCGGCGACCGGGGCGGTGTCGGGGCCGTCGATGTCGAGCCCGTGCACCCCATCGTCGACGACCCGCGTCCACTGCTGGTCGAGGAGTTCTCGGAGGTCGACGACCCACCGGTCGGCTTCGGCGGGTTCGAGCGTGAACTCCGCGTCCGTCGCTCGCTCGCTGAGGTCGTGGAGTTCCGTCGTCGCTCGCTGGATCGCTTCGGCCGAAGCCACGCCTCTGTCGTCGCCTCGTTCGGACAGTCGCCTGCACAGTTCGTCCGCGTGGCCCGCGATGACGTTCAGCTCGTTCCGAAGGTTGTGCCGGAGGACGCGGTGGAGTACTTGCAGTACCTGCTGTTGAATCCGCTCGTCGGTCACGTCCTCCTGGATGGCGACGAACCCATCGACACGGTCCTCGTCGTAGATGGGCGCGATGGTCTGTCTGGCGTGGTAGAGTTCGCCGTTCGCTCGGCGGTCGACGATGGCCTCCCGCCACACCTCGCCCCCGTTGATGGTTCGGTACATCTCGTCGTAGTAGGCGTCGGACATCCGCCCCGAGTTGAGGAGGATGGGTTTCTCTCCGATCACCTCCGTGACGGAGTGTCCGGTAATCCGCTCGAACGACGGGTTGGCGTAGGTGATGGTTCCCGTGACGTCGGTGACGTAGATCGCCGGGGCAGCGTGTTCGACGGCCCGTGAGAGGTGTCTGACCTCTCGCTCGCGACGCTCTCGCTCGGTCACGTCGAGGAGGACGCCGGCGATGGCCACACCGCCGTCGACCCTGACGCCGCTCCCGCTGGTTTCGACCTCGATTCGCGTCCCATCGGCGCACAACCCGCTGAAGACGTAGTGTGCCCGCTCTCGATGTCCCTGTTCTCGGACCTCGAGGTACCGACGGACCCTGCTGCGGTCCTCGGGCGCGACGAACGACATGACGGGCCGCCCTTCCATGGCCGCCGGCGTCGTCCGGAAGACGTCGGCCAGCCGGGGGCTGACGTAGCTGAACGCCCGGTCCTCGATGACGTATATCCCGACGATGTTCTGTTCGACGAGTCGCTGGTACCAGCGGCTGTGGAGTGTGTTCCCGTCGTCGAGCGGGACTCGCTCGGTGGCTCTGTTTCTCGCTTCGACGCCGCGGTTCCCGTCGACGAGCGCGTCGACGCTCCGTGCGAGTAGTTCGTCCGCGAGGGCGTCCGACGTCCGGGGCCGAACGTCGGCCACGTCGTACGCCGCGACGGCCTCGCTGACCGCCGCGAGGTCGGCGTCGGTGAACAGCACGACAGGAACCGACGGCCGCCGCGCTCTGAGCGCCGCGAGAAACGAGTCGCCCGAGTCGCTCGCCTCGTCCGTGTCCGTCCACGGGGCGACGACGCAGACGACCGCATCGTCTTCGACCGCCGAGAGCGCCACCGCATTCGCCTCCCTGGTCGAGACGGAGACGCCCGGCAGCGCCCGCTCGACGGCACGTCCCGCTCGCACCGTCCGCGCGTCGTCACCCACGAACAGGACGACCGAGTCGCGGTCCGGGTCGTTCACGGCCGTCCTCCACGTCTCACGTAGACGAGGCTGTCGGTCTCACGCCCCGGCGACCGTCGAGACGACTTCATGCACCCGACACCCGTCCCCGACATATACGTCTATCTCCGGGAGATTCGACGGTGAGAATCCGGGCACGCGGTCTCTTCAGTGCCTCGCGGGTGCTGTTGTTCGCGGTCGGCAAAAGAACGGAGCAGTGTCGGTCGAACGGCGGTGCAACGGGTCAGGGGGATGGGTGAGTGAGTCCACCCGAGGGGCTCACTCTCGCGGGTGGCGTACTGCGCTCACGGGGAGCGAGGCTCCCCGTTCGCTTCGAGGCTTCCCTTCGGTCAGCCTCGCTCGCTCCCCGCTCGTTCCAGAGGTTCTTACAGAACCTCGCTTACATCGCGCCGCCCATACCGCCCATGCCGCCCATGCCGCCCATGCCGCCCATGCCACCGCCGCCCGGCGGCATCTCGTCGTCGCCGTCGTCGTCGGTGGAGCCACCCTTGAGGTCGCCCGCGGCGATGACGTCGTCGATGCGGAGGATCATGACGGCCGCCTCGGTGGCCGACTCGATGGCCTGCGTCTTGACGCGGAGCGGCTCGACGACGCCCTCGGCCTCCATGTCGATGACCTCGCCCGTGTAGGCGTCGAGACCAGCGGAGAACTGGCCGGCGTCGTGCTTCGAGCGCAGGTCGACGAGCGAGTCGATGGGGTCGAGCCCGGCGTTCTCGGCGAGCGTGCGCGGGACGATGTCGAGCGCGTCGGCGAACGCCTCGATGGCGAGCTGCTCGCGGCCGCCGACGGAGCCAGCGAAGTCGCGCAGCTGCAGCGAGAGCTCGGTCTCGGGGGCACCGCCACCGGGCAGGACCTTCCCGTCCTCGAGGGTCGTGCGGACGACACCGAGGGAGTCCTCGATGGCGCGCTCGACCTCGTCGACGACGTGCTCGGTCCCACCGCGGAGGACGAGCGTCACGGACTTGGCGTCCTCGACGTCCTCGACGAAGAGGCGCTCGTCGCCGCCGATGTCCTTCTGGGCGATGGAGCCGGCGAAGCCGATGTCGTCCTCGTCGAGGTCGTCGACGCTGCCGACGACCTTGCCGCCCGTCGAGCGGGCGATGCGCTTGAGGTCCGAGGACTTCACGCGACGGGCGGCGATGATGCCGGCCTTCGCGAGGTAGTGCTGGGCCATGTCGTCGATGCCGTCACCGACGAAGACGGCGTCGACGCCGGCGTCGACGAGCTTGTCGACCATCTGCTTCAGCTCTTCTTCCTCGCGGTCGAGGAACTGCTGAAGCTGGTCGGGGTCCGTGACGTTGACCTCGGCGTCGATCTCCGTCTCGCGCACCTCGAGCGCCCCGTCGATGACCGCCACGTTGGCGTCCTCGACCATGTAGGGCATGTTCTCGTCGACGCGCTCCTTGTCGACGACGACGCCCTCGATGAGCTCGGAGTTGTCGATGGAGCCACCGACGACCTTCTCGACGCTGACGTTGTCCGTGTCGATGCTGTCCTCGTCCTGGACTGCGAGGACCGCGTCGACGACGAGTTCGGCGAGGAGGTCCTTCGCGGACTCCGCGCCCTTGCCCGTCATCGCCGTCGAGGCGATCTTGATGAGCGTCTCGCGGTCGTCCGCGGAGACATCGATTGCGTTGTCCTCCAGCACTTCCTTGGCCTTCTCGGCGGCCTGTCGGAAGCCCTGCGCGATGGTGGTGGCGTGGACGTCCTGCTCGATGAGTTCCTCGGCCTGGTCGAGGAGTTCACCGGCGATGACGACGGCCGTCGTGGTGCCGTCGCCGACCTCGTCTTCCTGGGTCTCGGAGACCTCGACGATCATGTTGGCCGCGGGGTGGTCGATGTCCATCTCCTTGAGGATGGTGACGCCGTCGTTCGTGACGACGACTCCACCCGAGGAGTCGACGAGCATCTTGTCCATCCCTTTCGGGCCGAGCGTCGTGCGTACGGACTCGGCCACGGCCTTGCCGGCCGTGATGTTCATCGACTGCGCATCTTTCCCCTGTGTGCGCTGGGAGTCTTCGCCGAGAATGATCATCGGCTGTCCCTGCTGCATGCGCTGACTCATAGTACACCAGCGGATTGTTTGTGATTCTATATAAACGTTTCGTTAGTGGTGCTGCCGAATCGCCACACGGGGACGAGATGTGTCACGTGAAGTGTTAGCATGCTACGGCCGTTTTTATACGAACCGCTCGCGGCTCGAATCGAGTGACTGCCGTCCGAGACGGGGGTGACCGTCGAGTCGCCGTCCTCGCTCTCATCGACGTGTAACGGGCCGAAGAAGCCGGTTCCCGAGTGACACACCGACCCACCTCGGCCGGCGGTCCCGGACTCGACGCCGCTTACGACTTGACGTCGAACCCGCGGGTGAGTTCGTTGTGCTTCCGTTCGAGGAAAGAGTAGACGGCCCCGTGGGGAGCCCCGTCGAGGATCATCTTCGTCGCCCGGCGAACGGCCTCGACCTCTTCGGGTTGGCCGATGATACCCAGTGTGGAGCCGTAGATGACGACCTCCGCGCCGGTGAGTTCCTCCATCAGCTCCCTCGTCCGCCCGTTCTCGCCGATGAGCCGGCCCTTCTGGCGCTGGAGGTCGTTCTTGTTTCTGGTGTACTCTGCGAGGTCGATGAGTTCGAACATGCGCAGGTCGTCGTCGAGAAGCGACAGCGCGGCGTCGGGCTTGAACCCTCTCCCGACGGCGCGGACGATGTCGGGTGCCACCATCCCGGAGACGGGGTCGCCGACGGAGTCGACGGCGACGCTGCCGCTCTCGGAGTCGATGTCGAGACGGACCTCCGCGCGACGTTCGATCTCGCGCATGGTCTCGCCTCCTTCACCGATGAGGACACCGATGCGGTCCTGCGGCACCTTCACGTGCTGCATGGTCCAGGATATCCGACGGAGCGGTTTAAGCGTTCCTTCGTGGCCGTACGTCCGTGTCACCTGTCGACGTCGACCGTCCGGTCGGGCGCGGACAGGGGCCGAGCCGACAGCTGGTCGCGGAGCCACCGACGGTCATCCCCCATTCCCGTCGCGACGATGCGGCCCGCGGCGAGCTCGTGGACGAACGTCCAGCGAGCCTCGACCCGCCGGCCGCTCGGTTCGATGCCCTCGAACGGCGCGCGGTGACAGCCCGTCATGACCGCGCGGACGACGACACGGTCGCCTTCTGCCACCACGTCCCGGACGCTGACGCGGAGGTCGGGGAACGCGTCCCGGTAGGACTGGACGAACGCGACGTACTCGTCGCGTCCCTCGACGTCGTCGCCAGTCCGACGGAAGACGTGGTCGGGAGCGACGAGTTCGCGCGCGACGGCGGCGGTCCGGCGGTCGTCGCCCCAGAGCTGTTCGGCGTGGCGGACAGCAACCTCCCGCGCCTCCGCCGCACTGTCCATGTCGGAGACGACGGGTGTCGCTGTCGCCGCCGGCGTCGCGGGACCGTCGGTCGTGTCGGCCACCGACCGCAGCCCGCCGTCGTCCACCGTGAGCCACGACTCGGCGACGACCGGGTCGCCGTCACGCTCGACGACGCGGGCGATTTCGACGCCACGAATCGTGACGTCCTCGTCCGAGGGCTCTCGTCCGAAGAGCCGCCCCGTGTGACGGCCACGTGCGACCCACACCAGTGCCACCCGGTCGCCTTCGGCCAGGTCCGTCTCGACGTCGAGTTCGAGCCCATCGAGTGCGCTCTTGACTCGTTCGACGTACGCCTCGTACGCCGCCGGCCCCCGGCCGGTCCCGGCTTCGGTGGCGTGGAGCTCGAAGTCGTCGGCGAGGTAGACTCCCGCGGCGGGACTCTCGGTGTTCCACAGCGCCTCGACGGTGCCGCGGACGAGCCGCCGGTTCCGCTCGGCGTCGAGGAAGGCGGTGGCTGCGCGCCCCCCCTCGCGGCGCAACCCGTCGAGGAACGCCGGTCGGCAGTCGAGCTTCGAGGCTGCCGTCAACGGCGCGTCCGCGAGTCGGTCCTCGTCGAGGCCGATGCACCGGACAGCGACCTGCTGGTAGGGCGCCGAGAGCGCGCCCTCCGCGACCCACTCGTTGACCCGCCTGATGAACGCCAACTCCTGGTTGACGGAGAGGTTCCCACCCAGTTCGTTTCGCCGGTCGGCGATGGACGTCAGCGTGGTCGGGACCCCCTCGCGGCGCTGTGGATTGATCCGTACCAGCCAGATTTCCTCGGGCTTCCGCTCCGTCGACACCCCCGCCAGGAGGTCGCGAACGGGTGGGTTCTGTGAGAACAGGCCGTCCCAGTACCGTCGCTCTTCACTCTCGCCTTCGACGCTGACGGCGCTGAACAGTGTCGGGACGGCCGCCGACGCGAGCACCGCATCGATGGTGACCTCCCGCTCGGTGAACGTCCGGAACGTCCCTCGCTCGACGTCGACGGCACCGAGGTGGAGCGTCGGTGCCGTCTCGGGCAGCGTCGCGACGACCCGTGCCAGTTCCTCGGGCGGCACCGCCCGCTCGAGCGCCCGCCGGAGGTACCACGACGTCCACACGGATACTGCCGAGTCGTCGGGGCTCACCACCGGCAGCGGCAGGCCGCCGTCCCGGGCGTGTGCCCACCACACACCGACCCGGTTCGTCGCCGCCACCATCGGGTCCGTCGCCGCGATGTCGTCCCACACCTGTGCGAGGAGGGCCCGTGCCCGTTCGCGACCCGCTTCCTCGCTCGCCTCGCTCACCAGCCCGTACCACGCGAGGAACGCACAGATTCCACCGCCGGACGTCCCCGTCAGCCCCACGATTTCGGCGGCGTCCGGTTCGGTTAGCAGGCGGTCGAGGACCCCCGCGGTGAACGCGGTGTGACTTCCTCCACCCTGACAGGCGACGGCGACACGCCGCCGACTCTCCTCGGTCATGTCTGCTGAGGAAGGTTTCCGAACGGATAGCCCTATCTACGGCCCGTGAGACAGTCTCGGCGGCTGAGACGACGGGGACCTCTCGGAACCGGAACGAGATTCACGACCGCTCGCCCGTCACGTAGTCGTACAGGTCGTCGGGGCTCGTCTCGAGCCCCTGCCGCGTGAAGAAGTTCGCCACGTTTCGGCAGTCGCGTCTGAGGAACTCGTCGGCGTTGCGGTGGTGGACCGTCACGGCCTGGCCGAGGTCGATGACGACGAGTTCGCCGTCGTGGATGATGAGGTTGTACTCCGAGAGGTCGCCGTGGACGAGCCCCGCGGTGTGGAGCCGTCGCATGTACTCGCTCACCACCTCGTACGCCGTCTCGGGGTTCTCGACGTTGACCTCGGCGAGCCGTCGCGCACGGTCTTCGACCAGCCCCACGAGTTCCATGACGAGGACGTTCCGCTCGACGGCGATGGGTTTCGGCACGCGGACGCCGGCCTTCCGGGCGCGTTCGAGGTTCGCGAACTCCTTGCGCGTCCACGCGAGGACGATCTTCGACTTGTCGTTCCCGATGCCCTCGAAGCGTGGGTCGCCGTCGAGGTAGTCGCGCATGTGCTGAAAGTCCGAGGCGTTGATGCGGTAGATCTTGACCGCGATATCGCCGTCTTCGCCGAGCGCCTCGTAGACGTTCGCTTCCTTGCCGGTGGAGATGGGCCCGCCGAAGGCATCGATGTGGCCGTCCTGGACGAGTTTGTAGATGGCGGCGAAGGTGGCGTCGTCGAACACCGACTGCTCGACCTTGAACTGGTCGGCGTCCTTCAGCCGCTTGCGAAACTCGTCGAACTCGCGGTCCCGTTTGCGGGCGATGCGGTCGGCGTCGGTGTCGGAGACGTCGATCTCCTCCCACTCGTCGCCGAACCCCTCCCCCTCGCCCTCCTCGGGTGCGATCAGGCCGAACTCCTCTGTCATCTCCTTCGAGATAGGAGGAGGAACGTGAAAAGCGTGGGTATCGGCGTCAGGGATACCATCGCGCTTCGACGGCGAAACGCACCGCTCCTCGGCGGTGGTCGTCCCGAAAAGCAGCCGTCGACTACTGGATGTGGCCTTCTTCGCGCAACTGGTCCGCCTCGCTCTTCTCGTAGCGCCAGGCGATGTCGCCCTTCTCGTCCTGCCAGTCCCACGGCTCGACGAGCACGACGTCGTCTTCGCGGATCCAGATGCGCTTTTGCATCCGGCCCGGGATGCGAGCGGTGCGCTCGACGCCG from Salinigranum halophilum encodes the following:
- a CDS encoding nucleoside recognition protein, which codes for MTSASLVVLQSDLFAVLVDVLPRVARIAVFIAVGVFLANLAVGFGLVEHIAGLSQYLTRPANLPDEVGTAILTTAASTTAGYGMLAEFRESGLLDDRATLVAVTINTFFGFVQHIFTFYVPVLIPILGFEVGVLYVGSRALVALGITLAGVAAGALLLGGDNVDSSATAATDGGPIADEGPETRREVVEHAWERTLPKLRRIVPRLAVVYTLVVVLTRTYDLTALTSVADPLATVVGLPGAAVPVIAVFALDTTAGAATIAPLVGVEFTARQAVATMLIGGIVSFAVSTFKRSIPFQYGIWGPAFGSKVIAVNTAFKVVFIGLVVTALLTV
- a CDS encoding gamma carbonic anhydrase family protein, whose translation is MTDSRRYEFEGTTPTIADSASVARDATLVGDVRVGPDSSIWPGVVLRGDIGPVIVGGESHVGDNAVLHAARLGDRVMVGHGAVLNETTVGDGSMIGFNSTVSDTHIGEGSIVAVGTVIPEGLDIPAESFARGAPATVTPLSETTFDVEEAFEAYSSGDYSDLASRHTDLFD
- a CDS encoding RNA-binding domain-containing protein: MTDVYSIDARVVAPVRDTEVSDRVADAVANLFPNADLEHEAGQVVAETHSLERFSERLHEQEILDSARREFFRRADDEGFSFALKKQAAFKGVVNFSVGNPDELGDIEVQVRVRSPSVEAYIDAIAPPTEGGKPVRPDE
- a CDS encoding AAA family ATPase; its protein translation is MRVIGTVGLPGSGKGEAAAVAERADIPVVTMGDVVRAETEARGLPPEEHGTVARALREEDGPAAIARRSLPMVKEYLNESEMVVVDGLRSGVEVDAFEEAFGDDFTLVSVEAPFEVRAARLAERGRDLTDEDRDALLEREQRELEFGMDEAMSRADVVINNTDSLEAFRTRVRRVLDIPAPEEEHR
- a CDS encoding YccF domain-containing protein, giving the protein MPQRSLLVRALWFVFVGWWATPAVVNIAWLLNATIVLLPLGIKLINLVPTVLTLREPRSVMDPDAPGQGQRSLAVRAVYFVVVGWWLSWLWANVAAFLAVTIIGLPVALWMFNRLPYVTSLYRFDG
- a CDS encoding group I intron-associated PD-(D/E)XK endonuclease, which gives rise to MDSVFDPKSKGERIEAVILAELVHRGLTVLTPFGENHRYDFVIETSQGFNRLQCKSARDEGEVIRFSTRSTRPRANGYDTADYDRDIDYFITTVGLGSDVYLVPIEDASKNEMVLRKEPPANNQSKGINWADEYRLDAHIDRLRGHVAQPG
- a CDS encoding PAS domain S-box protein, which codes for MNDPDRDSVVLFVGDDARTVRAGRAVERALPGVSVSTREANAVALSAVEDDAVVCVVAPWTDTDEASDSGDSFLAALRARRPSVPVVLFTDADLAAVSEAVAAYDVADVRPRTSDALADELLARSVDALVDGNRGVEARNRATERVPLDDGNTLHSRWYQRLVEQNIVGIYVIEDRAFSYVSPRLADVFRTTPAAMEGRPVMSFVAPEDRSRVRRYLEVREQGHRERAHYVFSGLCADGTRIEVETSGSGVRVDGGVAIAGVLLDVTERERREREVRHLSRAVEHAAPAIYVTDVTGTITYANPSFERITGHSVTEVIGEKPILLNSGRMSDAYYDEMYRTINGGEVWREAIVDRRANGELYHARQTIAPIYDEDRVDGFVAIQEDVTDERIQQQVLQVLHRVLRHNLRNELNVIAGHADELCRRLSERGDDRGVASAEAIQRATTELHDLSERATDAEFTLEPAEADRWVVDLRELLDQQWTRVVDDGVHGLDIDGPDTAPVAADATLAVALRELLDAAVGSADDRAGPTVTIRNTEDEVELRFRLEETVTNEWTPVRTGRETPLEHASGLNTWLVEWVVTRLGGDVQLADGDGASMLTVRLPAADG
- the thsA gene encoding thermosome subunit alpha, producing the protein MIILGEDSQRTQGKDAQSMNITAGKAVAESVRTTLGPKGMDKMLVDSSGGVVVTNDGVTILKEMDIDHPAANMIVEVSETQEDEVGDGTTTAVVIAGELLDQAEELIEQDVHATTIAQGFRQAAEKAKEVLEDNAIDVSADDRETLIKIASTAMTGKGAESAKDLLAELVVDAVLAVQDEDSIDTDNVSVEKVVGGSIDNSELIEGVVVDKERVDENMPYMVEDANVAVIDGALEVRETEIDAEVNVTDPDQLQQFLDREEEELKQMVDKLVDAGVDAVFVGDGIDDMAQHYLAKAGIIAARRVKSSDLKRIARSTGGKVVGSVDDLDEDDIGFAGSIAQKDIGGDERLFVEDVEDAKSVTLVLRGGTEHVVDEVERAIEDSLGVVRTTLEDGKVLPGGGAPETELSLQLRDFAGSVGGREQLAIEAFADALDIVPRTLAENAGLDPIDSLVDLRSKHDAGQFSAGLDAYTGEVIDMEAEGVVEPLRVKTQAIESATEAAVMILRIDDVIAAGDLKGGSTDDDGDDEMPPGGGGMGGMGGMGGMGGMGGAM
- a CDS encoding KH domain-containing protein — protein: MQHVKVPQDRIGVLIGEGGETMREIERRAEVRLDIDSESGSVAVDSVGDPVSGMVAPDIVRAVGRGFKPDAALSLLDDDLRMFELIDLAEYTRNKNDLQRQKGRLIGENGRTRELMEELTGAEVVIYGSTLGIIGQPEEVEAVRRATKMILDGAPHGAVYSFLERKHNELTRGFDVKS
- a CDS encoding ester cyclase, coding for MTEESRRRVAVACQGGGSHTAFTAGVLDRLLTEPDAAEIVGLTGTSGGGICAFLAWYGLVSEASEEAGRERARALLAQVWDDIAATDPMVAATNRVGVWWAHARDGGLPLPVVSPDDSAVSVWTSWYLRRALERAVPPEELARVVATLPETAPTLHLGAVDVERGTFRTFTEREVTIDAVLASAAVPTLFSAVSVEGESEERRYWDGLFSQNPPVRDLLAGVSTERKPEEIWLVRINPQRREGVPTTLTSIADRRNELGGNLSVNQELAFIRRVNEWVAEGALSAPYQQVAVRCIGLDEDRLADAPLTAASKLDCRPAFLDGLRREGGRAATAFLDAERNRRLVRGTVEALWNTESPAAGVYLADDFELHATEAGTGRGPAAYEAYVERVKSALDGLELDVETDLAEGDRVALVWVARGRHTGRLFGREPSDEDVTIRGVEIARVVERDGDPVVAESWLTVDDGGLRSVADTTDGPATPAATATPVVSDMDSAAEAREVAVRHAEQLWGDDRRTAAVARELVAPDHVFRRTGDDVEGRDEYVAFVQSYRDAFPDLRVSVRDVVAEGDRVVVRAVMTGCHRAPFEGIEPSGRRVEARWTFVHELAAGRIVATGMGDDRRWLRDQLSARPLSAPDRTVDVDR
- the rio1 gene encoding serine/threonine-protein kinase Rio1, with the translated sequence MTEEFGLIAPEEGEGEGFGDEWEEIDVSDTDADRIARKRDREFDEFRKRLKDADQFKVEQSVFDDATFAAIYKLVQDGHIDAFGGPISTGKEANVYEALGEDGDIAVKIYRINASDFQHMRDYLDGDPRFEGIGNDKSKIVLAWTRKEFANLERARKAGVRVPKPIAVERNVLVMELVGLVEDRARRLAEVNVENPETAYEVVSEYMRRLHTAGLVHGDLSEYNLIIHDGELVVIDLGQAVTVHHRNADEFLRRDCRNVANFFTRQGLETSPDDLYDYVTGERS